A single genomic interval of Rosistilla ulvae harbors:
- a CDS encoding DUF4332 domain-containing protein has translation MRNFIAKWFRKPDQSVAPQRAEAAPIQRSKPRTARQRRMEASLASLRLLPPSLVRQLESHGLVSVKDLLNLNLTEWASERGLSKSHQSQLRTVRRAIRMAMSLRVMHPRDAYLLIAIHRRSPEDVASDSPRHLFRDLERFALSSRGRALMRRIDFPSIDRVSTWITAAQDHQFSHLATSQSGGSSDLQTTSHGTLSR, from the coding sequence ATGCGCAACTTCATTGCCAAATGGTTTCGAAAGCCCGATCAATCCGTTGCTCCGCAGCGAGCCGAGGCTGCACCGATCCAACGCTCCAAACCGCGAACCGCGCGGCAGCGCCGGATGGAGGCTTCGCTTGCGTCGCTGCGTTTGCTGCCGCCATCGCTGGTGCGGCAACTGGAATCCCACGGCTTGGTCAGCGTCAAAGATCTACTGAACTTGAACCTGACCGAGTGGGCGTCGGAGCGAGGATTAAGCAAATCGCATCAGAGTCAATTACGGACCGTTCGGCGAGCAATTCGGATGGCGATGTCACTGCGAGTGATGCATCCGCGCGACGCCTACCTGTTGATCGCGATCCATCGTCGCAGTCCCGAAGACGTTGCCTCCGATTCGCCCAGGCATCTGTTCCGCGATCTCGAGCGGTTCGCATTGTCCAGTCGCGGCCGAGCGCTGATGCGACGGATCGATTTCCCGTCAATCGATCGCGTGTCGACTTGGATCACAGCGGCTCAAGACCATCAGTTCTCGCATCTCGCGACGTCTCAATCTGGCGGCTCCTCGGATCTGCAAACGACATCGCACGGGACATTGTCTCGCTAG
- a CDS encoding dockerin type I domain-containing protein yields MQILDDVEGQPGAPLTAPLQAGDSFFLEITAMERGQQIDGFVGLALDIMWDPAFVQPLDSPADLLNTITTDLPMFRDGTLQPELGRILNLSGYSDEAGGVGQRISDGEFEHFALLHFEAVTATSNTEFSLLEGFSQTATYPPLGLRHEDHDFDVEMIEIVAADSQTTLPEQGTDTSNALPDVEVASPETNEPTKPDVADPSPTIEATDEITFPTTEESNTTDDVAASTNGTSDVTLSLVSVANGDVQIGDLITIDVQVSESDPDAAGVGGISIDVDWDPSELQLVNSGSITDAITENFPGFQGGSIDTVAGFIDELTGASFESAGIGRAIGDGVAETFVTLTFVALKPTDGSAITVSLGDGGVGLVGDTSGAPIDVADAETNVEIATAALPPLIQISTSGTGGGLEFVAPGNNGVQSTLLRPGSVDSLQYIEIANVGETVLEVYEIQFGVAGLSIAASDLALADGFTVAPGQSQRIAVEFTATQAGSVNESEGIVVVSNAGNRGRYAISATAETTYAADLNLDGRVNIADVVLLDSVFGQTRGDGMYSENHDPNLDGSIDLGDFGLLNAQFGMQQSSESFAVDIDEEDDDPFDSTLDLLALDALANTNGIH; encoded by the coding sequence ATGCAAATCCTCGATGATGTTGAGGGGCAACCGGGGGCACCTTTGACCGCCCCGCTCCAGGCGGGCGACAGCTTTTTCCTTGAAATCACAGCGATGGAACGGGGCCAACAAATCGATGGTTTCGTGGGGCTTGCGTTAGACATCATGTGGGATCCCGCCTTTGTCCAGCCGCTTGATTCCCCTGCCGATCTGCTAAACACCATCACGACTGATTTGCCGATGTTCCGTGATGGGACTCTGCAGCCTGAGCTAGGACGCATTCTCAATCTTTCGGGTTATTCCGATGAGGCCGGAGGTGTCGGGCAACGAATTAGTGATGGTGAATTTGAACATTTTGCGTTGCTGCACTTCGAAGCGGTCACGGCGACCTCCAATACGGAATTCTCGTTGCTCGAAGGGTTTTCACAAACAGCAACGTACCCGCCATTGGGATTGCGCCACGAAGATCATGATTTCGATGTGGAGATGATCGAAATCGTTGCTGCAGATTCGCAGACGACGCTGCCCGAACAGGGCACCGATACTTCGAATGCGTTGCCCGACGTTGAAGTTGCATCGCCGGAGACGAATGAACCGACGAAGCCGGACGTGGCAGATCCATCGCCAACGATTGAAGCTACCGACGAGATAACGTTCCCGACCACTGAGGAGTCGAACACGACGGACGATGTCGCAGCGTCAACGAATGGGACCTCCGATGTCACGCTGTCGCTAGTTTCCGTCGCGAACGGAGATGTGCAGATTGGTGATTTGATCACGATCGACGTCCAGGTTTCGGAATCCGATCCCGATGCCGCGGGTGTCGGTGGGATTTCGATCGATGTCGACTGGGATCCTAGTGAGTTGCAGTTGGTGAATTCGGGTTCGATTACCGACGCGATCACCGAGAACTTTCCTGGCTTTCAGGGCGGAAGCATCGACACGGTGGCTGGTTTTATCGATGAACTGACCGGTGCGTCGTTTGAATCGGCGGGGATCGGGCGGGCGATCGGCGATGGAGTCGCCGAGACGTTTGTCACGTTGACTTTTGTCGCTCTTAAGCCGACCGACGGTTCTGCGATTACTGTCTCCTTGGGAGATGGCGGCGTCGGTCTGGTCGGCGACACCTCGGGCGCACCGATCGACGTCGCGGATGCCGAAACAAATGTAGAAATCGCCACCGCGGCATTGCCTCCGTTGATCCAAATTTCCACGTCGGGAACCGGCGGCGGTTTGGAGTTTGTTGCGCCGGGGAACAACGGCGTTCAATCGACGCTGCTGCGTCCGGGGAGCGTCGATTCATTGCAGTACATCGAGATTGCCAATGTCGGTGAAACGGTACTGGAAGTCTATGAGATTCAGTTCGGAGTCGCAGGGCTGTCGATCGCCGCCAGCGATTTGGCACTGGCCGATGGGTTTACTGTAGCACCGGGCCAGTCGCAGCGGATCGCCGTGGAGTTCACCGCAACACAGGCGGGAAGCGTTAACGAATCCGAAGGGATCGTTGTCGTCAGCAACGCTGGCAACCGCGGCCGCTATGCGATCAGCGCTACAGCGGAAACAACGTATGCTGCCGATCTGAATCTCGATGGTCGCGTGAATATCGCCGACGTCGTACTGTTGGACAGCGTGTTTGGACAAACGCGCGGCGACGGAATGTACAGTGAAAACCACGACCCGAACCTCGACGGCAGCATCGATTTGGGAGACTTTGGGCTGTTGAACGCTCAGTTCGGAATGCAGCAGAGTAGCGAGTCATTTGCTGTCGACATCGACGAGGAGGACGACGATCCATTCGATTCGACACTCGATCTACTCGCCCTGGATGCGTTGGCCAACACGAATGGCATCCACTGA
- a CDS encoding tetratricopeptide repeat protein: protein MAQQTSTAASLKTAYSISKNATSESDYTQIIDQIQQSDLAAADQEVRDYGNQLLAWALNRRGEMRWDRMQDPDDEVAMAAIEDFRESLRLDPKRWRAKQNMAFVYATRGQMKEAEALFDDVIQTKPDHANAYFNRGELRYEMGKLPAAISDYDRAIALQPSEADFYTGRAHARFQHGDVGPAIDDYRRAFQLDKANATRAIDLADALQNAGQWRAAAENYRNALQLDAQNLRTQLNLAWLLATCPDGSLRDGQQALEITQGLRDIPANEEFRYIDTYAAALAETGQFEKATRVAQTGLNLVPASERSGFEARVANYKSNQRYRQSPIRQVGGQ from the coding sequence GTGGCTCAGCAAACCTCGACAGCGGCGTCTCTAAAGACCGCCTATTCGATCTCCAAAAACGCCACGTCCGAGTCCGACTACACGCAGATCATCGATCAGATTCAACAGTCCGATCTGGCTGCGGCGGATCAAGAGGTTCGAGACTACGGAAACCAGTTGCTCGCCTGGGCGCTGAACCGACGTGGCGAAATGCGCTGGGACCGGATGCAGGATCCCGATGACGAAGTTGCAATGGCGGCGATCGAAGACTTCCGTGAATCGTTGCGTCTAGATCCCAAGCGCTGGCGCGCGAAGCAGAACATGGCGTTTGTCTACGCCACGCGCGGTCAGATGAAAGAGGCTGAGGCGCTGTTCGACGATGTGATCCAAACCAAACCCGATCACGCCAACGCCTATTTCAATCGCGGTGAGCTCCGTTACGAGATGGGAAAATTGCCGGCAGCGATTTCCGACTACGATCGCGCGATCGCGCTTCAGCCAAGCGAAGCCGACTTTTACACGGGCCGTGCCCACGCTCGGTTCCAACATGGCGATGTAGGACCCGCGATCGATGACTATCGCCGCGCGTTCCAGTTGGACAAAGCGAACGCCACCCGCGCGATCGATCTAGCCGACGCATTGCAGAACGCGGGCCAGTGGCGAGCGGCTGCGGAAAACTACCGAAACGCGTTGCAGTTGGACGCTCAGAATCTTCGCACCCAATTGAACCTCGCCTGGTTATTGGCGACATGTCCCGATGGCAGCCTACGCGACGGACAGCAGGCCCTTGAGATCACCCAGGGGCTGCGCGATATTCCCGCCAACGAAGAGTTCCGTTATATCGATACCTACGCTGCGGCGTTGGCCGAAACGGGGCAGTTCGAAAAAGCGACCCGTGTTGCCCAGACAGGGCTGAACCTGGTCCCCGCGTCGGAGCGGAGTGGATTCGAGGCGCGGGTGGCGAACTACAAATCGAATCAACGTTATCGCCAATCTCCGATCCGACAGGTCGGCGGGCAATAA
- a CDS encoding dipeptidase, with protein sequence MRTIIDGHLDLAWNATSFDRDLRLSQDEIRTREQLMTDLKSRTRGTTCFPELQAGKIQVCIATLLARSGPATDRQTGYARTDLDFAHHIGAYAAAHAQLACYHLWEQQGAIRWIRTLADLEDHWTKCNGESEPPLGMILSMEGADPISDPDELPYWFGAGLRAIGLSHYGHGQYAAGTAVEGGLTEKGEQLLDAMAKLGMGLDVTHLADQAMEQAFDRFTGVLWASHHNSRTLVPGQRQLSDQQMKSVIEHDGVVGVAFDAWMMYPGWARGETDPNVVSIEAAADHIDYVCQMAGNTKHSAIGSDLDGGFGTEQTPGDLNSIADMQRLDGILSRRGYSDDDLNAIFHGNWMRTFRKLFGGCAQ encoded by the coding sequence ATGCGAACGATAATCGATGGCCATCTCGACTTGGCCTGGAATGCAACTTCTTTTGATCGCGATCTACGACTCTCCCAGGATGAGATCCGGACGCGTGAGCAGTTGATGACCGATCTGAAGTCGCGAACGCGCGGCACCACCTGCTTTCCCGAACTCCAAGCCGGCAAGATCCAAGTCTGTATCGCAACCCTGCTGGCTCGCAGCGGACCCGCGACCGATCGACAAACAGGATATGCGCGGACCGACCTCGATTTTGCACATCATATCGGCGCCTATGCTGCCGCGCATGCGCAACTGGCTTGTTATCACTTATGGGAACAACAGGGAGCGATCCGGTGGATCCGGACGCTGGCGGATCTGGAGGATCATTGGACCAAGTGCAACGGTGAATCCGAACCGCCGCTGGGAATGATTCTATCGATGGAAGGTGCCGATCCGATTTCGGATCCCGATGAATTGCCCTACTGGTTCGGCGCTGGCCTGCGGGCGATCGGATTGTCTCACTATGGACACGGCCAATATGCGGCGGGAACTGCTGTCGAAGGTGGACTGACCGAAAAGGGAGAACAGCTGTTAGACGCGATGGCGAAACTCGGCATGGGGTTGGATGTAACACACCTGGCCGACCAGGCGATGGAACAAGCGTTCGATCGATTCACAGGAGTCCTGTGGGCGAGTCATCACAATTCACGAACGTTGGTTCCGGGGCAGCGTCAATTGTCGGACCAACAGATGAAAAGCGTCATCGAGCACGACGGAGTGGTCGGCGTGGCGTTTGATGCTTGGATGATGTACCCCGGTTGGGCGCGTGGTGAAACCGATCCCAACGTGGTGAGTATCGAAGCGGCGGCCGACCACATCGACTACGTATGTCAGATGGCAGGCAATACAAAACATAGCGCGATCGGCAGCGATCTGGACGGCGGATTTGGAACCGAACAGACGCCCGGCGATTTGAATTCCATCGCCGACATGCAGCGATTGGATGGAATCCTCTCGCGCCGCGGCTACAGCGATGATGATCTCAACGCAATCTTCCACGGCAATTGGATGCGAACCTTCCGGAAGTTGTTTGGCGGTTGCGCCCAATAG
- a CDS encoding DUF11 domain-containing protein, giving the protein MFGSQLFRSHPKTAPAGQSELSGQSSRRKRKCDANRRRRNGLRRQIERLEQRQLLAADIGVAYGGVADASISDTNSGLILALDTSAAIAAPLHNDNLTNDSGISGAAFTADGRLFVAINDAAGGLSALQQIDPRGGTAIGTPIDLAIRIDDLATDLTSDTIYALGSSGGAIASQMSLYSVDITSGAITLAGHVDAFMPGGLAIDASGKAFVSARNATTGAAILLEIDPSDGSILASTTLGAAAEFSGDFAGLGYRDDGVLVGSDAANGKLFQIESTTGALTPVSLQDPVHGVLGDLAFSPQKRVIDQVYSENFNLDDGDFTIDNTGRTIDGLWHRSPGRRFDGLLNHTPIQSFYYGAFETAFGDGHYVLTESHRGTITSPLISLPGKGTTIVSFSYLLDTRPELDTDFVSVSILVDGVATQILSRQDGSLPETPVNQWLSATHDISQFNGQEIQIEFLFDTGEIPKIDPEGWYVDDIEIINTPPPALSGYKWNDLNADGIWDDNEPGLNGWQIYLDANANGRYDVGTEKLFETRNDGTHDGAYWFDDLDAGTYIVRELVPEGWKQSFPGTSKNYQHLVTIDPAGGICVNGAFGEEQQPNFGNYQTDISGYKWNDTNFDGVWDTGELGLNGWEIYLDLNNDGDFDQGVDQKTTTAFDGTHDGAYSFTGLAAGTYTIREIVPEGWKQRYPGAAFNFQHVVPIDPPNGLRHVSRFEVAESANFGNWRPQVIGYKWDDIDGDGVWDDNEPGLNDWIIYVDHNNDGLLNADEPRFTTQNDGEHDGAFWLDGLGPGQYMLREVLPSNSLQTYPGVATDWGHEITISSDPNAQIIGRFGEEEIPNFGNSQIDILGHKWNDVDGDGVWDDDESGLNGWTIYLDLNNDGDFDPDGPTPEPSFVTTNYRGQDGVYYFSGLEPGEYTVREVDRDGWQQTYPVPIDSVAPGHVVTIDPPAGIRVISDAGVAAVANFGNTQVADLKITKTALETMVTEGDFVIFEVTAENVVPEGANPDDYATASGIVVTDQLPDGLEPVRDSTGAIVQPSTSIGNATIPPDAVNSTVTWSGFDLAPGESATMQFAVRVGSDVGSTQIENVATGTSDQRDPDPTNNDDTNPEGKATLDVAALVQFILPIGTLREGTLTHIPPVANAGPTISGFQWNDLNSDGIWDAQEPGVSGFGIFLDLNGNGVLDPEANEPLAVTDADGRYTFTELADGTLLSDGTYIVRRLAASRSEGTLEIASFPEASDFHEVEISGGVSVAGTEQTTESPNFGSFEYVPYLRPADDLAGHLTAWATNPQLAGSANADRMVAAVQPWQHFGVTNTTDATMTLDGLNVSGIDPGITVVLYEADASGNLLRDIDGLPVLPAFLSGSSEQLSVGETKYYIAFYDPAVRVSDGAQVTQQSPDWLAGNQTPTHDFAADAEIALSSSGTDLFRVRLVGGSTFDSDIFHSGTVSGDDFARFQQAQAEAAQSTPEDPIFDFTSDINTRCPNGAEQTINTCTWSVAGTPTRELALGDYGPLNVEFRYVRPIWMDLQPDVNQNGLGTGNQVVFTGDAINLAGNAVLVTPDNLPLQSLTIQIVGPTEASDTLTSGSNTGQLLTFNNLTTGAAQNILRQLQFSTAASDVVRQLSVSITAVIEDNPALEFIDSSEAYRSTIVTGKVLVLPTP; this is encoded by the coding sequence GTGTTTGGTTCTCAGCTTTTTCGTTCCCATCCAAAAACCGCTCCAGCGGGGCAGAGCGAACTGTCCGGGCAGAGTTCGCGTCGGAAACGCAAATGCGATGCAAATCGCCGTCGCCGCAACGGTTTGCGGCGACAGATCGAACGACTCGAACAACGCCAACTGTTGGCTGCGGATATCGGCGTCGCCTACGGCGGCGTCGCCGACGCTTCGATCAGCGATACCAATAGCGGTCTGATCCTCGCCCTGGACACTTCCGCTGCGATCGCCGCACCGCTGCACAACGACAACCTGACCAACGACAGCGGTATCAGTGGAGCGGCGTTTACAGCCGACGGACGCCTGTTTGTCGCGATCAACGATGCCGCCGGTGGCCTTTCCGCGTTGCAACAGATCGATCCACGGGGAGGAACCGCGATCGGAACGCCGATCGATTTGGCGATCCGCATCGACGACCTCGCGACCGATCTGACTAGCGACACGATTTATGCACTGGGCAGCAGCGGAGGAGCGATCGCCAGTCAAATGTCGCTGTATAGCGTCGATATTACCAGCGGAGCGATCACACTTGCTGGACACGTGGATGCTTTCATGCCCGGCGGACTGGCCATCGACGCGTCGGGCAAAGCCTTTGTTTCCGCAAGAAACGCGACGACGGGAGCAGCGATCCTGCTGGAGATCGACCCGAGCGATGGCAGCATCCTGGCGTCGACAACTCTCGGCGCCGCCGCAGAATTTTCTGGCGACTTTGCCGGCCTCGGCTATCGCGACGATGGCGTTCTGGTTGGCAGCGATGCGGCAAACGGCAAGCTGTTCCAAATCGAATCGACAACCGGTGCGCTGACGCCCGTTTCGCTGCAAGATCCGGTTCACGGGGTGTTGGGCGATCTTGCCTTTTCACCTCAGAAGCGTGTGATCGATCAGGTCTATAGTGAAAACTTCAATCTCGACGATGGTGATTTCACGATCGACAACACCGGCCGTACGATCGACGGGCTATGGCATCGATCCCCCGGGCGACGCTTCGATGGCTTGTTGAACCACACGCCGATTCAATCCTTCTACTACGGCGCGTTTGAAACCGCTTTTGGCGACGGCCATTATGTTTTGACCGAGTCGCACCGCGGCACGATCACCTCGCCGCTGATCTCGCTTCCCGGCAAAGGGACGACGATCGTTAGCTTCTCGTATCTGTTGGACACCCGCCCCGAATTAGACACCGATTTCGTCAGCGTCTCGATTCTTGTCGATGGCGTGGCGACGCAGATCCTGTCGCGACAAGACGGCTCGTTGCCCGAGACGCCTGTCAATCAATGGTTGTCTGCGACGCATGACATCAGTCAATTCAACGGCCAAGAGATTCAGATCGAGTTTCTGTTCGACACAGGTGAGATTCCTAAGATCGATCCCGAGGGTTGGTACGTCGACGACATCGAAATCATCAACACGCCGCCGCCCGCGCTCTCCGGATACAAATGGAACGATCTGAACGCCGATGGCATCTGGGACGACAACGAACCGGGGCTCAACGGTTGGCAGATCTATCTGGATGCCAACGCCAACGGTCGCTACGACGTGGGCACGGAAAAGCTGTTCGAAACCCGCAACGACGGCACGCATGATGGCGCCTATTGGTTCGACGATTTGGATGCGGGAACCTACATCGTTCGTGAGCTTGTGCCCGAGGGATGGAAGCAGAGTTTTCCCGGCACCTCAAAGAACTACCAACATTTGGTGACGATCGATCCGGCCGGGGGAATTTGTGTCAACGGCGCGTTTGGCGAAGAACAGCAGCCCAATTTTGGCAACTATCAGACCGACATCTCGGGCTACAAATGGAATGACACCAATTTTGATGGTGTCTGGGATACGGGCGAACTCGGGCTCAACGGTTGGGAAATCTATCTCGATCTCAATAACGACGGAGATTTTGATCAGGGCGTCGACCAAAAAACGACAACGGCGTTTGATGGAACGCATGATGGCGCGTACAGCTTCACCGGCTTGGCTGCGGGAACCTATACAATTCGCGAAATCGTCCCCGAGGGTTGGAAGCAGCGCTACCCCGGTGCGGCATTCAATTTTCAACACGTCGTCCCGATCGATCCGCCCAATGGCCTGCGACATGTCAGTCGTTTTGAAGTTGCCGAGTCGGCGAACTTCGGAAATTGGCGACCGCAGGTGATCGGATACAAGTGGGACGACATCGATGGCGACGGCGTTTGGGACGACAACGAACCAGGACTCAACGACTGGATAATCTACGTCGATCACAACAACGACGGTTTATTGAACGCCGATGAACCTCGGTTCACAACGCAAAACGATGGCGAGCATGACGGCGCGTTCTGGTTGGATGGACTGGGGCCCGGCCAATACATGTTGCGCGAAGTGCTGCCGAGCAATTCGCTGCAAACCTATCCCGGCGTCGCGACCGATTGGGGCCATGAGATCACGATCTCGTCCGATCCAAACGCACAGATCATCGGCCGTTTTGGTGAAGAAGAAATTCCCAATTTTGGCAATAGCCAGATCGACATCTTGGGGCATAAATGGAACGACGTCGATGGCGATGGCGTTTGGGACGATGATGAATCGGGGCTCAACGGCTGGACGATTTATCTGGACCTTAATAATGACGGCGACTTCGATCCCGACGGTCCGACCCCCGAACCAAGCTTTGTGACGACCAACTATCGCGGCCAAGATGGCGTCTATTATTTCAGCGGCCTTGAGCCGGGCGAATACACGGTGCGAGAAGTCGATCGCGACGGCTGGCAACAGACCTATCCCGTGCCAATCGATTCGGTAGCCCCAGGACATGTGGTCACGATCGATCCGCCCGCGGGAATCCGCGTGATCAGCGATGCGGGCGTTGCGGCGGTCGCCAATTTTGGCAACACCCAGGTCGCTGATCTAAAGATCACGAAGACCGCGTTGGAGACGATGGTCACCGAAGGGGACTTTGTGATCTTTGAAGTCACCGCGGAGAACGTGGTTCCAGAAGGGGCCAACCCCGACGATTACGCGACGGCGTCCGGAATTGTGGTGACCGATCAATTGCCCGATGGGCTCGAGCCAGTCCGCGATAGCACTGGCGCGATCGTTCAGCCATCGACAAGCATTGGCAACGCAACGATCCCGCCGGATGCCGTAAACTCGACGGTCACCTGGAGCGGCTTCGATCTCGCCCCTGGCGAATCGGCGACGATGCAATTTGCTGTTCGCGTAGGGAGCGACGTCGGATCGACGCAAATCGAAAACGTTGCCACGGGCACTTCGGATCAACGCGATCCCGATCCAACAAACAACGACGACACCAACCCGGAAGGCAAGGCGACCCTCGATGTCGCCGCCTTGGTGCAGTTTATTTTGCCGATCGGAACGCTACGCGAGGGAACGCTGACGCACATTCCGCCGGTTGCCAATGCGGGGCCGACGATCAGCGGATTCCAGTGGAACGATCTCAATAGCGATGGCATCTGGGATGCCCAGGAACCGGGCGTCAGCGGATTTGGGATTTTTCTGGATCTCAATGGCAACGGTGTTCTCGATCCCGAAGCGAATGAACCATTGGCGGTCACCGATGCCGACGGTCGATATACGTTTACGGAGTTGGCGGACGGAACGTTGTTGAGCGATGGGACATATATTGTCCGACGCTTGGCCGCCTCGCGTTCCGAAGGGACGCTTGAGATCGCGTCGTTCCCGGAAGCTTCCGATTTCCATGAAGTCGAAATCAGTGGAGGCGTTTCGGTAGCGGGTACGGAACAAACGACGGAGTCGCCGAATTTTGGTAGCTTTGAATATGTCCCCTATCTGCGTCCCGCCGATGATCTTGCGGGCCATTTGACCGCCTGGGCAACCAATCCCCAATTGGCGGGCTCCGCTAACGCAGATCGGATGGTCGCCGCGGTTCAGCCTTGGCAACATTTTGGCGTTACCAATACCACCGACGCCACGATGACTCTCGATGGGTTGAATGTCTCGGGGATCGATCCTGGCATCACAGTGGTTCTCTATGAAGCCGATGCCAGCGGAAACCTACTGCGCGATATCGACGGACTTCCCGTCCTTCCCGCGTTTCTCTCCGGTAGCAGCGAACAGCTTTCAGTCGGCGAAACGAAATATTACATCGCCTTTTATGATCCAGCAGTACGAGTATCCGACGGTGCGCAGGTCACCCAACAGTCGCCCGATTGGTTGGCGGGAAATCAAACCCCAACTCACGATTTCGCCGCCGATGCCGAGATCGCGTTGAGTTCTTCCGGGACCGATCTGTTCCGCGTCCGATTGGTGGGTGGATCGACCTTCGACAGCGATATTTTTCATTCGGGGACTGTCAGTGGTGATGATTTCGCTAGATTTCAACAGGCGCAGGCAGAGGCCGCGCAATCGACGCCGGAAGATCCAATCTTCGACTTCACATCGGACATCAATACACGTTGTCCCAACGGAGCAGAGCAAACGATCAACACATGCACTTGGAGCGTGGCGGGGACTCCCACGCGTGAGCTTGCGTTGGGCGATTATGGCCCATTAAACGTCGAGTTCAGATATGTGCGACCGATCTGGATGGATCTGCAGCCCGATGTAAACCAAAATGGCCTGGGGACGGGGAACCAAGTCGTATTTACAGGCGATGCAATCAATCTTGCGGGCAACGCGGTGCTTGTAACTCCCGATAACCTTCCGCTGCAATCGCTGACGATTCAGATCGTTGGACCGACTGAAGCAAGTGACACACTGACTTCCGGCAGCAACACGGGCCAATTGTTGACATTCAACAATCTAACTACCGGCGCTGCCCAAAATATTTTGCGGCAATTGCAGTTTAGCACCGCTGCGTCTGATGTCGTGCGACAATTGTCGGTTTCGATTACGGCTGTCATCGAAGACAACCCCGCTTTGGAGTTTATCGATTCGAGCGAAGCCTACCGGTCCACGATTGTCACGGGCAAAGTATTGGTTTTACCAACTCCTTAA
- a CDS encoding thioredoxin family protein, which translates to MSANRSRPALALAATTALLFSLSGCNSKPQLSNLMDSFGKAEVQASPEVWDEHTVGLPFVFGYDEGLAKAKAEGRPAMVFLTTTWCKWCKRMSATCLQDPEIRTLLEQNFVLVLVDGDQESAVKRKLKNTGYPHIVFISPDEQILASQNGFAEPDAFKQVIAQALSTS; encoded by the coding sequence ATGTCCGCCAATCGATCCCGCCCCGCGCTGGCTCTCGCCGCAACCACCGCATTACTATTCTCGCTGAGCGGTTGCAATTCAAAGCCTCAGTTGTCGAATCTGATGGATTCGTTTGGCAAAGCTGAGGTGCAAGCCAGCCCCGAAGTCTGGGACGAACATACGGTCGGGCTGCCGTTCGTTTTCGGATACGACGAAGGCTTGGCGAAGGCCAAGGCGGAAGGGCGACCGGCGATGGTTTTCTTGACGACGACATGGTGCAAGTGGTGTAAACGGATGTCGGCCACGTGTCTGCAAGATCCCGAGATCCGCACGCTTCTGGAACAGAACTTTGTTTTGGTCCTTGTCGATGGCGATCAAGAGTCGGCAGTCAAACGGAAGCTGAAGAACACCGGATATCCACACATCGTTTTCATCTCGCCCGACGAACAGATCCTTGCTTCGCAGAACGGCTTTGCCGAACCGGATGCCTTCAAGCAGGTGATCGCTCAGGCGCTTAGCACTTCATAA